The Calypte anna isolate BGI_N300 chromosome 1, bCalAnn1_v1.p, whole genome shotgun sequence region ggtccctctgcagagccctcctgcattccagttgatccacactcccctgcccaacttagtgtcatctgcaaacttgctgatgatggactcaatcccctcatctaaatcatcaatgaagatattgaacagaactgggcccaacactgatccctgggggacaccactagtgactggctgccaactggatgcagccccgttcagcaccactctctgggcccggccctccagccagttcttaacccagcacagggtgctcctgtccagggtgtgggctgatagttttttcaggaggatgctgtgggagatggtgtcaaaggccttgctgaagtccaggtagaccacatccacagccttcccctcatccaccagtcgggtcacctgatcataaaagaagatcaggttggtcagacaggacctgcccttcctaaacccgtgctggctgggtctgatcccttgcccatcctgcaggtgctgtgtgattgcactgaggatgatctgttccatgaccctgccgggcactgaggtcaggctgacgggcctgtagtttcctgggtcctctttctggccctttttgtggattggcgtgacattcaccaacttccaatcatctgggatgtcccccgtgagccaggactgttggtagatgatagagagaggcttggcgagctcttctgccagctctctcatcacctttgggtggatcccatctggccccatagacttgtggggatccaagcatctcagtaggtcactgactgtttccttcaggattacaggggtGCTGTTTAGATTATTGTCAtcttctataagctccagaagccatctgtcttcagggtaacctgtctttctgttgaaaactgaggcaaagaaggtgttaaatacctctgccttttctccatctttgacaactatattcccgctcatgtccagtaaagaatggatgttttccttgcccctccttttgctgttgatgcatctgtagaaggactttttgttatccttcacagaggtggcgagattcagttcaagttgtgcctttgtctctccgattttctttctacacaacctgactatattcctaaattcctcctgagtagttagcccttttttccataattggtaggccctcttcttaaccctaatttctttcaaagtctcccTGTTTAGCCAGACCAGTCGTCTTCCCCACCGGCTCGCCTTtcagcacactgggacagcctgctcctgtgctttcaaaggAGGTAAGGTAAGAAGGAAGGTAATAAGCAACTAGTGACACGTACTACTGCCCTTTTATTGATTCCAGGTGTACAATGTTCACTATACTATGAGCATTAATGGAAAAGTTCAAGATGGATCAATGGAAATAGATGCTGGAAACAActtggagacattcaaaacgGGAAGTGGCAATGAAGAGGCTGTTGAAGTTCATGATTTCCAGATTGTAAGTACCACTCCCCTTGCCCTTCATGGAACACACTCCAGCAGTATCTCTAAGGGTACCTTGCcctgctccatctcctctgcCATTGGTATCAGGCTCCAGCCCCTACCTCTCCATGCAAACATCCttgctctctcagccttttttcacAAGGAGACAGGCAGCTTCCTTCAAAACACAGTCCAAGTGCCTTTTGGGGATAGGCTGTGCCAGGTCCCACTCCAGGAAGCAGCACGGATTATCCCGCATCAGGTTTGGTTCCACTTTGCATTTTCAAACCATTGAGCAGAACTACAACGTGTGCCTTTGGGTCTTGCTAGAAAAACGTTCTGGCAAGCTGTGACACAGCCCTTGCATAATTTCAAGTTATTTAAACTGGAAAACCTACCTCCACCTCCCCAAAACATCATCATTTTAGGAGCAACACAATAAGCCAAGTAGTCACCAAAGACAGACCACTCTACAGTGCTGGACCTGGGCAGCTTGCTCTGTTCTGAGTTGGAAGGCAGAAGCTGCTCCCCGTGGCTTGGCCTGAGTTCACCCCCAGGGGAGAGGATGGAGACATTCAGCATTGCTTATGCATTCATGCACCAAATGAACAGTGCTGGGCCACTTGGGCTGACAGCAAACACATTTGGGTACCTCAGCAACTTGGCTGTGGCTGCTCAGCACAATGAGTAACAGATGCCAAatctcagcagagctcagcagctcgGATAGAGTGGTTCACTGAGCTGTACCACCTCTGAGCCACAAAAGGCACATCCACACAGTGTTGCAGAAACCTATTTACAGGGCTCAGATCCCACAGTTAATGTTCTCAGGTGCAAAACACTCCACTGCAGAGCAAAGTCCTCTCTAAGTCAAAGCAGCAcctaaaataaaagcattggTGCCCAGAAAACTTGCCCAGGGCTTCTAGAACAGCCACTTTTCCCTTGTTGTATCTAGAAATTCAGCTCCTGGGCTTCTCAACAGATAAAAATCCACGTGAGGAGACCCAGCACACCAGTTGTTCCCTGACAACTGTGGTTCAACATTTATGAAACTCTCCAGCTCTTCTCATTTGCTTTCACCATTCCACAGCTGCACAAAAGCACCTGCCCACTGGGAGGATGCTGTATTTACCTTGCCTCCGTGCATGCTGCTGGTAAGCTACTCCCTGTTGCAGCTGGGTCAGAAATCAGCTCCCAACACCAAAGAGCAAAAGGCACCTCCCCAGTGACAGTGCCCACCTGTCAGAGAGGGATGACAGAGGGCCAGGGCAAAAAGGATGCTGCCCGTCAGGTTTTAAGCCAAGAATCcagataaaagagaaagaaattgaaGAGAGGTGCTTCCAACAGACAAGTGTTCACATCAGCACCTTTGGACTGACTGGCATGGCTCAAGTGATTGCATGGTTGGTGAAAATGtggatttcacagaatcatccgggttggaaaggacctctgagatcatcaagtccaacccttggtccacgACCACCatggttaccagcccatggcactgagtgccacatccagtctcttcttaaaaacctccagggacggagaatccaccacctccctgggcagcccattccaatgcctgatcacccttttcggtaaagaaattctttctaatatccaacctaaacctcccctggcagagctgaagtccatgccctcttgtcttactggcagctgcctgggagaagagatcgaaccccccctggctaccccctcctttcagggagttgtagagagtgatgaggtctcccctgagcctcctcttctccaggctgaacagccccagctccctcagcccttcctcacaggacttgtgctggatcccttcacagcctcattGCTCTTACCTTGCTCTCGCCAAACACGTGGCAATGTGTGGGTGCTCCCAGCATGCTTGGTGTACCATAAAGTCCTGTGCCCTTAAGCACAGCCAAGCAGGGATGTCACTGCTTTAGAATTGGCCATTTTGTTTTGATGGGTGTTGATGGGTGTCTGTTCAACTGCACAGGATGCCTAAGGTATCCACAAAGCTCATACAGGGCAGGAGAGGTGTTATGAGGACACCCATCATCTCCTGGCCTGGCAGACAGAGGCTGGGCAGAAACCCAGCACCTGTTAAATGGCActaaatctttttatttaggTGGTCAAATGGAGCTCATGCAACCCCATGAAAACCATGCAAATTTTGCAGTCTACAATAAGTTATCTACAGTCATAATGTAGAAGAGAACCTTTATGGGTACTCAACAGCAGAAACATCAAATATACAAGGTTCCTTGGTCCAAATGTTGGTGCCTAAGGTGCTGGCACACAGCTGGCATGTAAGACCCCAGACTTGCAGGAGACCTGCAGCCCTGTGAAGCTGCTGGGATACCCTTCCCTTGCTTACAGCAAGACTTCCATGGGTTAGGCAACTGCATTTCACCCTCACAGGCCAGAAGAAGGAAGCCCCACACAGAGATTTCTTCCCTGAATTCCCCATCACAAGCTTCCCCTTGCTGTCACAGCCACTGACATGTACAAATTGAGCCCATATTTTTGTAAATCTGTGTCACAAGGGTACCTAACACAATTTGGAGGCTGCCTACGTTAGGTGCCAAGTTACAGCTTCAATCATGTCAATTAATTCCTTAATTCCTTCAAGCATCCTAACAGCGGGCAACGGAGCACTTACATAAAACACCCCCATCTTTCTGAAACTGAGCAAAAACTTCTAGAGTTTAACCAAAAATGATAAAACTAGAATGGTGAGGGAAGTCTTTTACTGCGGCTGGtttttaaataagatttaaCCTTCAGACTAAAAAAATATGGCAGTTTTAGCACAACCCGAGTGCTTTTCTGGGGGTGGTGGGAGCTGGAGGGCTGCACACAACCCcctgccttctgcttttccagggcATAACTGGAATCCGTtttgctgaaggagaaaagtgTTACATCAAAGCTCAGCCAAAAGCTCACATCCCTAAAGTTGATGCTATGACTAAAGCAAGCCTCTCATCTGAGCTGGTAAGGGggtaatttattaatttatttttaaattaaaaaaaaaaatctttttattgaTAAGGTCTCAatgcagtatttaaaaacaaattaaaaatatttgaaaaccgCTGTGGACACACATAAGGTTGTTGGGGCTGAGCCTGGATGCTGGTGGGGGCTCAGCCACTGGCAGGACAGCACAGGAGATCTACAATCCCTTTccctgagaaaataaaagcaaggagAGAGGTACAGTTAAGGCTGCACCTACCTGCAGTGGTACTGAACACCTGAACACCTACTTtaaaatgaaggggaaaagggtCTTTCTGAATGAAATCAGCAAGACACCAGCAATGTTAACAAGTTCCCTGAACTTGGTGGGATTTTCCCtatagaataattttaattagaaaagacctctaagaccaTTAAGTCCAACTTTTGTCCTAGCATATGGCCAAGTCCAcccctaaaccatatccctaagcaccacatctacacaccTTTGAAATGCctcagggatggggaagaaatCTTGCCTAATTCCAGGCAGAGACATAAATCTTGCCTGTCTTGCCTTATTTTGAAGGCAGGCTGGAATTCTTGACTTcatcagcactgctgcctgaagtcaaggttttgtttttttcatctttttgtaaGAATGAAGTCACAGTCCTGAAGACATCATcctaaaatagtaaaaaaatttataatCTTCTACCTGGCTACAGTAAACACCTCTCCTTGTCTTGTTTTCCGTGCATCACCTACACAATACCTGCAATAAATTGTATGCACCAAGGCCAAAACAAGCAGCTGACTGCTACCACTGGGACATCAAGCTTTCCTGTTGCTCAACTTTCCAGGTTAGATGTACAATGGTAATGGcaaagaagtatttatttttctagagcAAGTCCTATCTCTGAAACCAACATATTTAGAAAGTAGGCACACGTCATTTTCTTACAGCACACACTGTAACCAACACTACCTACAAAAATGTTTGGTTAAAGTACAGTTTTTACAGATACCCAAACTCTGACTGCTCACAAGTTGGGATCAcctaaacaggaaaaaaaaaaaaaaggatattatttctgaaaactaGATTCTGGTATTTCTGATGCTGACAGACGCTTAAAGGGGGGAATATAAATAAAGAGCATTTCTGACTAGACAGGTTGGATAGCAAGCTTAAATGACTTGGGACCTAGAATAGAAATCAATAAACACATTAAAGGAACAATAACTCAACAGAATAAATTGATGTAGTCAGTTATTTAACAAGTTTTTATGAATTTTATGAAAGCAATTTAGAATTTTAACTTTGAAATCATCCTGGTTTTCATGATTCAaaacttggttttcttttaatatttcactGTTGCTATAAAATACTTACACATTTCATGTAAAATAATACTTTGAACTAACAACTTTAAAGAATCAATCACTGGCATTTTCCTACATTACTTTGAAGATATGAACCAAAAACCTGCAGGGTACACTTCAAAAAGACAGGCTCCTTTAACTCACACTTCCAAGCTTTTGGTCAATTGAATTGCTTTTACCAAACAAGACCTTTAATCAGACCGATCACATTCACTTAAAGCTGCAAGGTGGAGGAGTTCTCAAGCTATAATCCTCTCCCAAACTTCTGAACAAGATTCTCCCCTACCCCCATCCCCTTGTAAATACAGTTGTATCTTGGGAGTACTTCAAATGAGAACAGggcatgataaaaaaaattagggtCTTGTTTTTAGCTGGCATTTTTGATTGCTGCTTTGCTGATGGTGGTAAATTTTCAGTTTCTACCACTTGTAAAATCCGCTGCTTTGGGTTGAAAGATCTCTGAAACCCAGTCCATGTATGGCACCTATTCCTTGTACATGAGGCAAACGACTTTCAAGAGAATGATGGGTGAAATCTTAGCTCCAGCAATGCTGACAGGAGTTCTGCCATTCACTGTAGTAGTGGCAACCTTTGCTTGAGCTTTTGTCTCAGTGAAATGGGTTCATGTTCATGAAATACAAAGATGCTCAGCATTAGCTTCAGCTGATGATTATACAGTTTGATGCTCAAGAATCAACAGCAAGCAGGGACAGCTTGTTCACTGAGCAGCAAAGGATTTACACTCTTCTGTTTGCAGGAAGATGAAATCATGCCTGTGAGATTTGATGAAAACTCCCTTATCTGGGTGGCTGCAGATGAGCCTATCAAGCATAACAGTTTCCTAAGCCCCAAAATTTTAGAGCTTTGCAGGGATCTTCCAATTTTCTGGCTGAGACCAACGTATCCCAAAGGTAACActtcttttatttgaaatgtatGTTATCCCCCTCTCCATCTAAAAGCTCTCCCCAGATCAGGTTTGCCACCGAGACTTGCACATCTGAGAATCAAGGATCCTTTCCTTTCTTGCCCAGCCTGTCTTCCCAAGCCCTTGTGTGTTGGTGCCAAGAGGTTTGGAGTTTATCCACACTTACAAACATTTTCCATACTTACACTTCCTCAATCAATAGATACAGCCCACTGGGGGAtgaaacatctccagggaggTCAACCTCCCTCTACAGAAGGACAAGACAACAGCTTAAAAGAGCCCTCAAAATGTTTAGGTAGCTGACATCAGGTATGAGGACCACTGGATCTGGCAAAGAGTTGGGGAATATCAAGCTCCTGATCCTGTTTCCTACCCAGCTTCTCCAGAGGATTTCAGTGGGAGGGTGAGATTCCTTAGCTGGGCAACTGGTGAATGCAGTTTATGAGGTCCTGGGGGCAGTCCCTGGACTGAAGCACTCTCATCATCACCCAGAGCCAGGAAAAGGTGTTTAAGAGTCACCAGGGAGACAACTTCTCCAGGTGGCTTCCAGacctgggaggagaggagaaggcttcGAAAGATTTAGTCCTCCTTCTTAGTCCAGTTAAAATCAGAACacttgaagagagaaaaaggaaacaaacaaaaaaaaaaaaaggggggggaaggagggggctggggagagggaggggacaggaagggggaaaaaaagggggcaggaaaaacagtggaaaaaaaagggacagggaaaaaagggggaaggtgAGGAAAAAGGATGGGAAcaagggggggaaagaggaaaaaacaaaaagggagagaaaaaaaggaggaaaaacaaaaatggaagaaaaaaagccatcccATTTTAGAGCACCTGTGCATCCAAACTGCCAATATTTTCCACTTTCATGACCATGAATATCACTGGGCAACAAAAAAGTAACATCAAAGCTGTCCAGAAGCTGTTTCCACCAGGTTTCCCAGCTGCCCTTGAAGAGAAAAGGGTGGGGGGGAAGACAATCTCACAGCTCTTTGGACTGACACAGGCTGCAGATACAACACAGGAAGGCAAGCAGCTCCTATGGCGATGCTCCTAAAGTTTGCCATCAAAGTTTCATCTTTCACTCTGCCCCCCATTATCCCCTTTCtaatattaaaagaaatcactgaaatGTTAGATAATGGTTATGCTGAAGATAAGGTTATCCTCTTGTGATTGTATCTTCAGATATccagaggagagaaatgaagagaaacaaacGCCAATCAGAATCAAACTTTGATACAGAAGAtttggaagctgctgctgaagaagtGAACACCAGACAGCTGACTCAAGAGCTTGATGGTCAACCCAATGGCACCAGGCCAATAGGACAAGATACTGATCAAACACTTAATCCAGACAACCCATACAATGTAAGTATTTTCACTGTTATCTTCTTTCAGAGCCCAAGATTCTTGTAGACAATAACGGTGATGTGgcattttgtctgttttgtccTGTTAAAACTGAGCAGTCTTTGCCCGTTCagttttttcagaaattacagAGCTGTGAAACACtaaaaaaggtcaaaaaaaccccctcttcCCTCAGtactcttcttcctccctcatCCCAGTTTTCTGTAGACTTCAGTCTGTAGCAAGCATAAGTGCTTCAAGTGGAAAGGTTAAGGCAAGCTGAGGCCAAGTTGCTCATCAGGGTTTCCAGGTCCATACAGAAGCAGTACAAGTGAGATCTTACAAGGATATAACTTTGTGGTAACAAACCAAAGCTGGTCTTGATCAGACAGCTGAAACCCATCATTTACTGACAACGGAAAGAGAAAGTCCAGTAGCTAGAAACATACTTTGCCCAACAAATACAAATGAGTATCACAAGTGACTACTACAGAGGAAAGCAGTAGTGGTGTCTGGTTGCAGAGATGAGGGCCAGATAAAtctgttttctcagcctcttccctACCAGAGTAAAGAGTCCTGGTCTAAGAAGCAATTCAGAGAGGAGAACCTGTTCAGAGACAGCCACAGTGGGTGGAGGAGGATTATTGCAGAACTTGCTCTTGCTCTTCAAGTCAAAGCAGCTCACAGGGAGAGCACAGGAGCCTGTGCTGTGTCCCAACACCTTTCTTGCACTGTGGGAATTCCAACTGTACAGTAGGCACCTTCCAGTCTACTGCACCAGCACCAGACAATTTCCATCCACCATTTGGTGCAGCAGGAGTAAGTCATTTTAATACAGCACTGTCACAAGATAAATGCCTCCTGCTTTGGTAATAAGTTCCAGCTTTGACTTGACATTtatgcagcagcaggagatcaTTATACTGTGACAGCATTCTGCCGAGTTGACATCCCTTAATTAAACTTAAATTAATCACTCCAAATAAAGTGGATCTAGATCGACTCTCTCAAGAGGTCagtaaaacagcagcagcactggaatgTAACTTCTTACAGCTGCTAATGTGACCACATCCATGGAGCCTGAGCTGCTCTTTCTCTGGAGGGCAGTGGCAGAACAACTGCTATAGGTCCCTTCCTCCAGCCAGAAGGTTCCTGGGCCAAATGGAGAACATTCAGAGGTCTCCAGACCTCCCTCAACCTGTGGGGCAGGATTCACCTTCACAAACAGTTGTGTagatcacagaatggcttaggttggaagggaccttaaagatcatcaagatccaacccccctgcatgctgcatgggcagggacacctcccaccacagCAGGTCCCACGAGGCCTCAGTGCTTGCCTCCAACCTTTCTTTAAAgcctgatgatctctgaggtcctttccaatccagccaattctatgattctataattaaTTTGATTCAAAAGGACCATTACTTACACTGTAGGATGAAGCTAATCCTCCTTAGAGCTGTTTCTCTTCACCCAGTAGAAGTGGAGTCTGGGCAATGAGCTCAGGTGTAGCAGCTCACACTGCAGCTCTCTGAATTCAAGGAAGATGAACCCTCCCTGCTCTCAGGGAATGGGTCACTGGGGGCCTGAATGACACTGAGCTGTCTTGAGAGCCCTGTACCAGCCAAGCCAAGAGACAGCATCTCTTTGTGCCTCAcctcttcagtgttttctgaacaaaaaatgCTCAGCTAAGTGTTACTCTGGTGTTTGCTCTTCACTGTTGCTTTTCTTGAAGCAAACACCAGTAGGAAAAGAACTGAATTTCAAAAGGCAGAATATCCAGGTTacttttttcacagaaaggaggaaagaaatttttaaggGTGAAGGCAGTAGCAAGAGCCTGCTTTGCCtgcttttgcatattttatgcATGCTCCATAAACTCCTTACTGTCAGATACAGAAGAGGCAGAATTCTCACTGTCCACAACACACCTAAGTGTGGCAgacgggggaaaaaaaagcagactgagATACAAGGGggaaatatttagaaaacttCAGGGTGATAGCTTGCTGAATGTCTTCTTGGGTTTGCtgtaaaaagcataaaaataacacaaatcAAAATGCTAAAAACACAGCATACATGAGATGTTGCTATCTACATAAAAGACCCTGGCAACTCTTAAAACCTTGTCCATCACTAGTAGTTAAGACTTGGGAGTTGATTACTGCCTGACCCTTAGCAAGGACTGTAGAAAAATCATTAAGGTAGAGCTCCCTGTTGTTCCCTTCCATTTCACACTGGTGACTGTGCCAATTCTATGCTTCTACCAAACAGAGCAAGACAAAAGAATATAATAAAGCAAAACACATCCCTCAGTGTGAGTTCTGCTAACATCAACAGCCCCAAGATTTCAGCCTCTGTAGGGTTAAGGGGTTTATGCTCTCTGAGAACCAGAGCACTGGGAtgacatttaatattttacatttcagcAACTTGAAGGTGAGGGGATGGCTTTTGACCCCATGCTGGATCACCTCGGTGTGTGCTGCATCGAATGCACACGAAGTTACACACAGTGCCAGAGAATCTGTGAGCCTCTCTTGGGCTACTACCCGTGGCCTTACAACTACCAAGGCTGTCGCACTGCCTGCAGAATCATCATGCCCTGCAGCTGGTGGGTTGCTCGTATCATGGGGGTTGTCTGAGGAAAAGCAAGCAGAGCCTTGAAAAAACAATAAGCAGAAACACTGTGACGGCAAACTGGTAAAAGGCTACAACCAAAGCAGCACTTCCAACCCTGGCTTTTAAAATCCAAGCGTGTGTTACTGCACCAAAGCAAGGCCAGATATTctgactgtaaataaaaatcttaagtTAATATGCCATTAGCTTTACAAACGACAAGGGTTATGCTAGCATTTACTGAATTAAAAACCCAAGGCATCCCAAAGAAAGACAGCACTAAACTTTGCTCACAAACTGGTTTAGCAATCCAGAAGCTTGCTCGTAAATTCAAGTTCAGCCTTGAGTAACAAAACCCTCTCTTCCCAAGCTACATGTGAAAATTTACGTCCAATTAGGCCAACCAGCTCCACTTGGCCACTTGGAAGTACCTTTCATCCATGTAGCTTACTTAAATAAATCACAAGTTAAGTTGCTCCCCGTTGCTATTCACACCGAGTTGCTAGGTCATTATGAATGGTTATAAAGCAATTACAGCATACCTTTCCCAcaaagctgctccaggggaCAGGGGAAAGTGCACATTGTGCTGAATCGGAAGCAAACAGTGGGACAAGGGGCTGCGGAAGGGAACGCGCGGAGCCGCGAAATCAAAACCCTTTGCACATCCCAACATCAAAGAGGCCCCAGCATCCTGTATCCATGATACCACTGGAGTGGCTAACAAGTATCTGCTATCCAGCTACTACGGCAGCAGTATTTACATGCAGTTGCAGAACCAAAGAGTCTCGAGACCCTTCAGAACCTCCAACAGCCACTGTATTTATAAATCCTTGAACGAGACACTTCTGACACAAGATTACAACCTCTCTTTATTCCACATGGATAGCAGCCATTCCTGCTAGCTCCTTTAGCTTCCCTGAACCCAACCTCCATTCCGTGCAAGAGAAACTGCTTaccagaaaggaggaaaaaaaacaaacaaaaaacaaacaaacaaaaaagggttCCTAAACTCACCCTTTTTGCTTAGGCAAATTCTGCAATTATTAGGATTCATCCTATTGCATATTACATCTCTAAGGAAAGTACTAAGCTTAAACACTTGAAAGAATGGAATTACTTAGGATTTCTAGCCTTGAAAAACAGCTAAACAGTACTACACAGCCTTCATCCATACTATACATCTTGAGCCCTACCACTGAATAAATGAAGCCATCTACATGGGCTTtataaagagaatttttctttaagttcaCTTTCTGGAGCATTCATTTTGTGACTACACAGCTCTTGAGATGTTGCAAGCCTCATAATGTTATTAACACTGCACGACACACAGAAAAGAGGAATTAATTTGACATAATCGTggctgaaagaaataaaaaaccacaacctcATGAGGAATGCTAAACTGCATATCTAAAAAGCGAAGtgttaaatgaaaatacaatgagaattcagtattttgttctactgcagctttttaaaacataagCTGCACCTTCCCTTAATCTGAAGAACAGActtgctttgaaatatttaaaaacttcttAAAGTGGGATTTCAAGGCCTGTTAAATCtgagtttctgctttttaaaatgaaaatgaccTTGATGATTATGTTGTTTTAGAAGTACGTCATTCACATGCTTAGAAAagttggttttcctttttttttgtttttactgcagattaaacaaacattttaaaatggcaattggtttttgtgcttttttcaaTGTTTAAGGTGTAAGTACTTTTATGTACAGGCTGAAGAACTGTGTggaaaggaaagcagggaaTCAGAAAGTGAAACACTGAGGGTAAAGAAGTGTAACTATAAACTAAACTGTTGCCTTTTGCATGTAAGGCCATCTTGATGTAATCCATGACCTGCTTTGTTCCTATGTTCtcacagtttaaaaacaaaagtcatCTTAACACTAAAACCTGACTTATCTTAGAGGTGATTTCCATGTCCTACACATTCTTAACAAAATTAACACTTcttaaataaaaccttttatcAGTTGCTTTCTATAGGAAGTCACAAAgtacagaagatgaaaaaaaaaaaagcatcctaCTCATGGACAAGTTAAGCTGTCACACACAGCATGTAAGCTTTGAGACCTCTTCAGGACACACCATGCCAAGCAAGCCACAGTGATCAGAAGAGAAGCAGGTACACTACTTACTTACATGCTCTGTGACAAGCAAAATTGCTGGAACAACAAAATTGCCCGCGCACAACACAGAGAGCACGACTTTCCAAAAGACATTTCCAAAAGAGGGTTgcctttccccagctcctgtTTCAAGTAAGCAAATTCGTATTTACCTATAAACAATAGGttcaaagacaaataaaaactCTTGCTGTGGCAAGGTTGAAAAATCTTATGTAAGCTCAACATCTAACTTTGAGGGAGAGACAGGAATGACAATAAAAATCAATGATCCAAAAGTACTGAAAAGACATTGCAACATTCCCCACAGTGGTGGCTCAAACTACAGTCTTAACCATCGGCTGCAACCCTGTTCACTATTGCACAGCATCTATCACCAGTGCTGAAAACAAGTTTTCCACTGTCACTGCCCTGCACACTAAAAAGGTTACAAAACAC contains the following coding sequences:
- the CNMD gene encoding leukocyte cell-derived chemotaxin 1 — translated: MAESSEKVPIARAGPEDVEQCLPPAYAASPPGPGRLLKAGAAVLIAGALLLLAGAIGAFYFWKATERQVYNVHYTMSINGKVQDGSMEIDAGNNLETFKTGSGNEEAVEVHDFQIGITGIRFAEGEKCYIKAQPKAHIPKVDAMTKASLSSELEDEIMPVRFDENSLIWVAADEPIKHNSFLSPKILELCRDLPIFWLRPTYPKDIQRREMKRNKRQSESNFDTEDLEAAAEEVNTRQLTQELDGQPNGTRPIGQDTDQTLNPDNPYNQLEGEGMAFDPMLDHLGVCCIECTRSYTQCQRICEPLLGYYPWPYNYQGCRTACRIIMPCSWWVARIMGVV